tcggcatgcatgccagaagaaggtgccagatctcattacagatggttgtcaaccatgtggttgctgggaattgaactcagggcctctggaagaacagccagtgctcttaaccactgagccatctctccagccctttggtgcatttttaatgctattttttCTTGTTGCTCAGTTTCAAGAGTTATGTATACATTTTTGGGTCACAATCTTTTATTGACTGTGACTTTGTAAGTACTTTCTCTTATCTGTGATTATTTTGTCAGTCTTCTgataatatttgtcttttatagAGAAGTAGTGGGGTTCATTggtaggatttattttatttttatttatgtatatgtgtgtttgtcttcatgtgggtatgtatatgcatgtgtgtgcaggtgacctcagactccagaagagggcacctgaccTCCTGGTTATATGTGGTTCTGAGCCCCCTGATCGGGGGACcgggaattgaacttggttccatgtaagagcagcaagtgcccttaactgctgtcATTTCTCCAGCTGGACTCTATTTTACGTGGTTCTGTTTGTTTACTCTCTCAGCAACCCCATACTCTCTTACTGTCTTATAACTTTATGCTAAGTcttgatttttgtgtgtatggggtagaggtgattgaacccagggccaggtgCAAGCTACGCAAACACTGTGCCTCTGTGTTACACTCTCGCTCTCCAGGGTGTCTCAAAGTCAGGACCTGTCACACCACAAATGGTCTGCAGTGTGGGGCCCTTTCTCCTTTTGCTTATTAGATGGTGTGGTgtccaaacctttttttttttttttcaaaatactaaaaatgaaacaagatgaAAAATAACATAGGCTAAAAAGTTTGGATTGAGAAATCAGATCTTGAAATTAATGAACAATCTCTTGGGGAAGCAAAGCAGCCAAGTCCTAGAAACATCCAAGAACAGAGCAGGGCAATGCTCCTCCCAGTCCTAGTGTGAGTTTGGAAAGCAGCTTCTGCCTGAAGGGCAGAGTTGAGTCCTTCCATGTCGTGCTGACCTTTGACCTTCTTTCCCACTTCTGTCTTCCCTCCAGTGTCTTTCGCTGCCCACAGCCATGGGTCAGTCTTCTTCCACACCTGATGCAAAGGACCACAGTATGGCCTCCAGCTTTAACGCATTTTTCAAAACTTTCAAGATGGAAAGTAAGATCATTTCTGAGGAGACCATCAATTCAATTCAGTCGTTTGTGCAGGAAGGGGACATACAGAAGACAATTTCCACCATCACCGCTGCTTTGGCAGACATTGAGAAAGCCCCTCTGAGCATCGCTGTGACAGGGGAGACCGGGGCAGGGAAGTCCACATTCATCAATGCACTGCGGGGCATAGGACACGAAGAGATGGAATCAGCTAGAAATGGAGTAGTGGAGACCACAATGAATAGACAGCCTTATACCCACTCTAAGTTCCCTAATGTGACCATCTGGGATCTCCCTGGGGTGGGGACAACTACCTTTAAGCCAGAAAAATACCTGAAGGAAATGAAGTTCCAGGAGTATGACTTTTTTGTTATCGTCTCAGCCACTCGCTTTAGAGAGAATGATGCCCAGCTGGCCAAAGCAATTGcaagaatgaaaaagaatttcTATTTTGTTCGAACAAAAATTGATAGTGATTTGTGGAATGAGAAAAATGTAGACCCAAGACCTATAATAAGGAAAAAATCCTGGAGGATATCCGAAAAAACTGTGTGGAGAAGCTCCAAAAGGCCAATGTAGACTCCTCTCGAGTCTTCTTAGTCTCCAGCATTGAGGTAGCACAGTTTGATTTTCCTTGCTTGGAGTCCACCCTTTTGAAAGAGCTGCCGGCACAAAAGCGTCACATGTTCATGCAGTGCATGCCTAATGTAACCGAGGCTGCTATTGATCGCAGGAAAGATGTCCTGAAGCAGAAGATCTGGCTGGAGGCTCTGAAGTCTGGAGCATTGGCTACCATCCCTATGATGTCTTTCTTCAAGGACGACATCGAGGACCTGGAGAAGACCCTGAACTACTACAGGTCTTGCTTTGGGCTGGATGACAACTCACTGGAAAACATGGCCAGGGAGTTGTCCCTCCCTGTGGAGAAGCTTTTGTCCAGCATTCAGTCACCACATTTGCTGTCTAGTGAGATGGACGAGCCTGTGGGGGAAAAACTGGTGAAATATCTGGAGAAAATTTTTGCTGTCACCGGCGGACTCATAGCCACTGGCCTTTACTTTAGAAAGAGTTTCTACCTCCAAAACTATTTCCTTGACATAGTAACTGATGATGCTAAAACTCTACTTAAGAAAAGAGTTTTTTTGGAGGGCTGTGGGGATTCTGAGGAAGGCCGTAATGACGGGGAAATGAGACAGCTGCTTGTGACTTAGGCGATGTTAGTGTCTTCAGGACactggggactggaaagatggcttagggTGTTCCTGAAGCACCCCGGCCAGGCTGTGATGACTTTTAGACTTTGTGACCCTTGTTGGGAAAACAGAGGCGTCTGGAATTTTATGCTGAGTGGCAGTTTTGTCACAGCCAGCGTGTCTTATTGATGAtacggctgtcctggaactctgtagaacagtctggccttgaactcagtcagaattcctcctgcctctgcctcttgagagctaggattaatggtgtgtattACTATGCAtggaagaaatgatttttttttattatgtatgcaatgttctgcctgcatgccagaagttCACACCAAATCTCAGacgattgtgagccaccatatggttgctgggaattgaactcaggacctctcaaTAGCACCCAGTgctattaacctctgagccatctctgtagcccgatttttttttttaattcacatacCCATGGCATGCCTTGGCTTTGTGCTGCTCTGCTGAGAGTACTCACACGCTGGCTGCTGTCTTTGTTCCATTTATGGTTATCATACATTTGGCTTATATGATAGAgtgtaacagaaaacaaaacagaaccatgGCCTAAGGAAAAGTGTTTTCAGAAGTCCTTCTTCAGAGGTGCAAGGACACAAGACAGGGATGAGTCTGAGGTTTGCACATGGGAGGCCCAGGTACTCCTCACATGTTAACAGAGAACTTTCTGTGCATAAACCCTCCAGGATAGGAAATAAGAGGAAAGACGCTAACGATCAAAGTGGCAGTCCCCCCAAAATACAGAAGTTCCTTAACCACGTGAGAAGATCCGTAGGCACTCACCCCATGGGAGAAATGCAAGCTAGAAGACGTGGTGCCACTTCTCAGCTCTTGGGTCCAGAAGAATTCCGAGGTTGAATTTACAAGTGAGACTGTAGATAAACAATTTCTGTGATGAAGTGTTGGTGTCCACACCAACATCACGAGACATGATGTGGGCAGTGATGTAACTGCTGaggaacttacacacacacacagctactctGACACTCTTTAGACATTGCAAAACAGTGCAAACACATATGTTATGTTTGGGGTTACTAGCTGTGGGATTTTAAGATGGATTGAGTCtaggggcgggagagatggctcagaggtttcaGAGCATGTGCTATCCTTGTCTTTGTccaggacttgagtttggttcccagaacccacgtcaggcagctcacaaaccccaataacttcagttctagggatctgcacctcttctggcctctaagggcacctgccctcacaaacacatacccacacaccgacacatagacacataatgaAACAGGGAAACAAAGTGGGCAAGCCTATAAACAGTTCAAATGTTCCtttagtgggggtggggcagccagACGGTTGCCTGGCAACCAGACAGAAGATAAGGACTAGCACCCACATCTCTCTAGTCGCCTTCCTAGATGCAGATCCCTAGATGTAGCCACAGTGTGCACACTTGAGTCACTGTTGAGTTGTGTAAATTCAAGACAAGTGTGTATTTTCACACCTACCCTATAGAATTCAATTCATTTAGTTTGAGTAGAGGTATGATGCTGCGTAGAGGAGCAGGATAAGTGCTCGAATGAGTATAAAATATGGTCATCTAGCTGGGCGGGAGGTGGTGGcacctgtctttaatcccacAAGGATcttggagttcgaggccagcctggtctacagagtgagttccaggacagccagggctacacagagaaaccctgtcttgaagaaccaagggaaaagagggggggggggaaggtcaTCTAATAGCTGCTTAGTTAAAACTTCAAGATAACATTTCTAGGTGTAGAGTAAGAAGTGAAACTAATTGTGCTTGTTGTCATGAGcaaagattatattttaaaattgaaaaatacatTCCTAGGAAAGTAAACATCTAGTGGAACGTATCCCAAGGGCACAGATAAAACTAAGAAATCTTAAACTTTTTATTAGCAATACTGATCATAACAATAGCAGTCATAAAGCTGTTGCTTTCCTGGGAGTGTGGTATACTCTACCACGGTGAGGTAAATAAGCCCATGTTAACGTCACAGAGTAACAAGAATTCAGTACAAGAGATGAAGCACAAagtggggccggagagatggctcagcagttaagagcaattgctgcttTTTGCAGAGGATCTAAGTTCATTTTGAGCATTGTGGGCTGGATGGCCCACAATGGCCTGCAACTTAAGCTCCAGGGAGAACAACaccctgtgacctccacaggtactCACATGCACCCAGCCATACACAGTTAAAAAAACATTCATAacacagttaaaaaaacaaaaacaaaacaaaacaaaagacaagaaagaaagccGTGTTCTAACTGTGTACTAAACAGGCTCATTAGCAGTTCCTGTTCTCTCCAGGAGCAATGGACATTCCTAGCACAATTCTTGGGCTTAGAGTTCTGCTCTGCAGCGATTAGTGGGGCAGCAAGTTGAGGCAGAGCTTTAGTGcagcagaggaaaaggaaatgctACATCCTttggttgttgtggtggtttgacagaaaatggcccccaaagggagtggcattattaggaggtatgtcTTGTTGAAGAGGGTGTGGTCTtattgaaagaagtgtgtcactatggacccaggctttgaggtctcatatatgctcaagccatgcccagtgtctcagatcacttcctgttgccgcctgtgggtcaagatgtaagaattCTCAGcaccttttccagcaccatgtctgccttgcttcccaccatgacaacaatgatggactaaacctctgaagtgtaagcaagccacctcaattaaatgttttttttttttttttttcataagatttgccatggtcaaggtgtctcttcacagccatggaaaccctaactaagatggttATGGACCCAAAGAAATGCCAGAGCAAAGGCTGTGTCAAAGGAAGCAGAACATAGCTTTCtgttgaacaaacaaacaagggtcTGTTTCAAGATCCATGTGTGTGACATGTGAGGGAAACTGGGACGTCAGATAAAACCAACAATGTCATAGTAAAACTAAGATGCAGTGGTTACTCTGAAATGCACTGAGGAAACTGTATAAACTGCATGTTGCTTATTATCATCAAAGTGTTTAGCTTGCCTTACCTATGTAAATTGTACACTAAATAAAAGTTGAAGcaagggctttctttcttttttgtttgtctttgagacagagtcttactatggacccctggctgtcctagaactcaccatgtagaccaggctggtctcaaactcacaggcctgtctctgcctcctgaatgttgggattaaatgtgtgtgccactacccTGGCAAAGAGAGTTTTTTCTTTGTATGAAATTTCCATCAATAATTTAGATTATTCTGATACTTAAACAGCtccctgaatgaaaaaaaaaataaacaagggagacatgactgctcctaggtatggtggaagaGAAGGTTTGTTGTAGATAGAAGGGAGAGCACAGCCCGAGGccgagacatctgggagagtccaaagTGAACATAACCGTGAGCTAGGCCATGTGAGGAGATGGGGGAGCGAAGAGCCAGGAGACCAAGGGCCAGGAGGGTAAAGGGTAGACAAAAGGGCTATGTAATCAAATGGCTGGACTACATAAGGAAGGGCAGCTGggagaagggcagcccagcccctgggctggagaagtttagggtggTGTTGGGGTTGCCAGCCATACCATGTAAAAGATAAGGGCTGTGGGATGATGGGGAGCCTGGCAGCCGGGCCTGATTTAgtgtgttaaataggcacctcagccatttgtcctggttTTGAGACCTAACACCCTGCCATGGAGGGCCATGCACTGTTCACTGTAAGTCAACTGGGTTCATGACTCTGCTTTCCATAACTAATCACAAAGCAAATACTTTCTCGAGATCTAGATGACCCCACCCTACAGAACTCCCACCCCTGCTGAACCGGTCCTGACGACCCCACCCTTGATGAACCCTGGCCCAGAGGACCCCAGCCCTGAGGATTTCATCAATAATCAGTTTTGCAGAAGGAAAGACACAATTTTGTCTGTCAACTATGCCTCCATAAagtcagagaaaaaggaaatggatCTAGACTGTGATTCTTATTCTGTGTGTTAGCTAGCATCCTGTGCTTTGACAGGGTGGGGGCCTCAAGATGGGGTCCTCGGAAGCAAGGGGCACCAGAGGGTGGAGGTTGACAGGGGTGGGGGTCACCAAAAGTGGAAGTCCTTAGgagtgtggggcatttacccaccaactccacagttccctggagttttcttgagtgcgagcagcaggaaatattagatagaaggatttagattgagagataaaaagatagaaaataaaggatagcctcaagagggcctggaaccttttccaacagcCCCCCGACTGTCTTCTCTGCCTCAGgctatttatagagacgccaaggggtagAACAAAagacccccccaccctcccacccccacccctggcacagccaagtgcagaccatttcagacacctgcactcaggcccatggctctaatcatcctctatgcagacctgctNNNNNNNNNNNNNNNNNNNNNNNNNNNNNNNNNNNNNNNNNNNNNNNNNNNNNNNNNNNNNNNNNNNNNNNNNNNNNNNNNNNNNNNNNNNNNNNNNNNNNNNNNNNNNNNNNNNNNNNNNNNNNNNNNNNNNNNNNNNNNNNNNNNNNNNNNNNNNNNNNNNNNNNNNNNNNNNNNNNNNNNNNNNNNNNNNNNNNNNNNNNNNNNNNNNNNNNNNNNNNNNNNNNNNNNNNNNNNNNNNNNNNNNNNNNNNNNNNNNNNNNNNNNNNNNNNNNNNNNNNNNNNNNNNNNNNNNNNNNNNNNNNNNNNNNNNNNNNNNNNNNNNNNNNNNNNNNNNNNNNNNNNNNNNNNNNNNNNNNNNNNNNNNNNNNNNNNNNNNNNNNNNNNNNNNNNNNNNNNNNNNNNNNNN
This Peromyscus leucopus breed LL Stock chromosome 8b, UCI_PerLeu_2.1, whole genome shotgun sequence DNA region includes the following protein-coding sequences:
- the LOC114688611 gene encoding LOW QUALITY PROTEIN: T-cell-specific guanine nucleotide triphosphate-binding protein 2-like (The sequence of the model RefSeq protein was modified relative to this genomic sequence to represent the inferred CDS: inserted 1 base in 1 codon), with protein sequence MGQSSSTPDAKDHSMASSFNAFFKTFKMESKIISEETINSIQSFVQEGDIQKTISTITAALADIEKAPLSIAVTGETGAGKSTFINALRGIGHEEMESARNGVVETTMNRQPYTHSKFPNVTIWDLPGVGTTTFKPEKYLKEMKFQEYDFFVIVSATRFRENDAQLAKAIARMKKNFYFVRTKIDSDLWNEXKCRPKTYNKEKILEDIRKNCVEKLQKANVDSSRVFLVSSIEVAQFDFPCLESTLLKELPAQKRHMFMQCMPNVTEAAIDRRKDVLKQKIWLEALKSGALATIPMMSFFKDDIEDLEKTLNYYRSCFGLDDNSLENMARELSLPVEKLLSSIQSPHLLSSEMDEPVGEKLVKYLEKIFAVTGGLIATGLYFRKSFYLQNYFLDIVTDDAKTLLKKRVFLEGCGDSEEGRNDGEMRQLLVT